The Flavobacterium praedii genome window below encodes:
- a CDS encoding putative quinol monooxygenase — protein sequence MKINLTVIIQSKSEYRAELELILVNLVGQSRKETACLQYDLHQNSDDPNIFIFHEVWKNKEGLDLHNRQPYLLEFIQKTDLFLEKKPMIYKTSRIG from the coding sequence ATGAAAATAAATTTGACAGTAATTATTCAAAGTAAATCAGAATATCGAGCAGAATTGGAGTTGATTTTGGTAAACTTAGTTGGCCAATCTAGAAAAGAAACTGCATGTCTACAGTATGATTTACATCAAAATAGTGATGACCCAAATATTTTTATTTTTCACGAGGTTTGGAAAAATAAAGAAGGACTGGATCTGCATAATAGGCAACCTTATTTGCTGGAATTTATTCAAAAGACTGATCTTTTCTTAGAAAAAAAGCCAATGATATATAAGACTTCAAGGATAGGTTAA
- a CDS encoding NAD(P)H-dependent oxidoreductase — protein sequence MKKIFIINGGQKFGHSGGRFNQTITNATVEFFKSKDGFEVKSTDINDEYDPALEVEKFVWADVVIYHTPIWWFQLPHGFKKYIDVVFTEGHDKGIYKSDGRSSKNPAINYGTGGMLHGTKYMVTTSWNAPKEAFTLPGEFFGETNVDNGPLFGFHRMNAFTGMTPLKSMHFHDIEKNADVVNDLKLYENHLTQLFLS from the coding sequence ATGAAAAAGATATTTATAATAAACGGAGGTCAAAAATTTGGTCATTCTGGAGGAAGATTCAATCAAACTATAACAAATGCTACTGTTGAGTTTTTTAAAAGCAAAGATGGGTTTGAAGTAAAAAGTACAGATATTAATGATGAATATGATCCAGCGCTAGAAGTTGAAAAATTTGTTTGGGCTGATGTGGTAATTTATCATACTCCAATTTGGTGGTTTCAATTGCCTCACGGTTTTAAAAAATACATAGATGTCGTATTTACCGAAGGTCATGACAAAGGTATTTACAAAAGTGATGGGCGTTCCTCTAAGAACCCAGCAATTAATTATGGGACTGGAGGAATGTTGCACGGAACAAAATATATGGTTACAACTTCATGGAATGCTCCCAAAGAAGCATTTACATTGCCTGGCGAGTTCTTTGGTGAAACCAATGTTGACAATGGTCCTTTATTTGGATTTCATCGTATGAATGCTTTTACCGGAATGACTCCATTAAAAAGTATGCATTTTCATGACATAGAAAAAAATGCCGATGTTGTCAATGATTTGAAATTGTATGAAAATCATTTAACTCAATTATTTTTAAGTTAA
- the folE gene encoding GTP cyclohydrolase I FolE: MINNEEFQDEIGNNHISTNAQNPVREDAFDITDEEKIEKIKKDVENILQTLGMDLNDDSIKGTPNRVAKMFVKEIFGGLNPDKKPKASTFENNYKYGEMLVEKNITLYSTCEHHLLPIIGRAHVAYISSGRVIGLSKMNRIVEHYAKRPQVQERLTMQIVQELQLALGTEDVACVIDAKHLCVNSRGIQDIESSTVTSEFGGKFKDPQTKREFLDYIKLETKF, from the coding sequence ATGATAAACAACGAAGAATTTCAAGACGAAATAGGAAACAATCATATTAGTACGAATGCTCAAAATCCAGTAAGAGAGGATGCTTTTGACATTACAGATGAAGAAAAGATTGAAAAAATAAAAAAAGACGTTGAAAACATCCTGCAAACATTGGGAATGGATTTGAATGATGATAGTATAAAAGGAACGCCAAATCGTGTAGCCAAAATGTTTGTAAAAGAAATATTTGGCGGATTGAATCCAGACAAAAAACCAAAAGCTTCTACTTTTGAAAACAATTACAAATATGGGGAAATGTTGGTTGAAAAAAACATTACCCTCTACTCTACTTGCGAACACCATTTATTGCCCATAATCGGGAGAGCACATGTTGCTTATATTTCGAGTGGAAGAGTTATTGGTTTATCAAAAATGAATCGAATCGTTGAACATTATGCAAAAAGACCTCAAGTACAAGAGCGCTTAACAATGCAGATTGTTCAAGAATTGCAATTAGCATTAGGAACAGAAGATGTAGCCTGTGTTATTGATGCCAAACATCTTTGCGTAAATTCTAGAGGAATACAAGACATTGAAAGCAGTACAGTAACCTCTGAATTTGGCGGTAAATTCAAAGATCCTCAAACCAAAAGAGAATTTTTGGATTATATCAAATTGGAAACTAAATTTTAA
- the cysS gene encoding cysteine--tRNA ligase, whose translation MSLYKSQTLKIYNSLSGEKETFTPINEGNVGMYVCGPTVYSNVHLGNVRTFMSFDVIFRYLLHLDYKVRYVRNITDVGHIVDDVDEGEDKIAKKARLEQLEPMEVVQRYTVDFHDILNAFNFLPPSIEPTATGHIIEQIEIIKTIIDKGIGYEANGSVYFDVVKFNETNHYGVLSGRNIEDMLSNSRDLDGQTDKRNPQDFALWKKAEPQHIMRWPSPWSDGFPGWHLECTAMSTKYLGNHFDIHGGGMDLKFPHHECEIAQNEACTGHTPVNYWMHANMLTLNGKKMAKSTGNNILPGEILTGDNAFLSKAFSASVARFFMLQAHYRSILDFSDEAIVAAEKGYKRLMEAMDSIKGLSTSTTSSLDIASWKQLCYDAMNDDFNTPILIAQLFEGVRFVNLLKDEKETLNATDLKLLTTTMEAFVFDVLGLEKEKTNGNTDKLEGVVNMLIGMRKQARDNKDFALSDQIRDQLIALGIQLKDGKEGTTFSVQ comes from the coding sequence ATGTCCTTATATAAAAGTCAAACCTTAAAAATATACAATTCTCTTTCGGGAGAAAAAGAAACATTTACACCAATCAATGAAGGAAATGTGGGGATGTATGTTTGTGGACCAACTGTTTACAGCAATGTACATCTTGGAAATGTTAGAACTTTTATGTCATTTGATGTAATTTTCAGATACTTATTGCATTTGGATTACAAAGTGCGTTACGTTCGTAATATTACAGATGTGGGGCATATTGTGGATGATGTAGATGAAGGGGAAGATAAAATTGCCAAAAAAGCACGTCTAGAGCAACTGGAACCTATGGAAGTAGTGCAACGCTACACCGTAGATTTTCATGATATTTTGAATGCTTTTAACTTTTTGCCGCCGAGTATTGAACCCACAGCAACGGGACATATTATTGAGCAAATTGAAATCATCAAAACCATTATTGATAAAGGAATTGGTTATGAAGCTAATGGATCGGTTTATTTTGATGTAGTCAAGTTTAATGAAACCAATCATTATGGTGTATTAAGTGGCCGTAATATAGAAGATATGCTTTCTAACTCACGCGATCTTGACGGACAAACAGACAAAAGAAATCCACAAGATTTCGCACTTTGGAAAAAAGCCGAACCGCAACATATTATGCGTTGGCCTTCGCCATGGAGCGATGGATTTCCCGGTTGGCATTTGGAATGTACCGCTATGAGTACCAAATATTTAGGAAATCATTTTGATATTCACGGAGGTGGAATGGATTTGAAATTTCCACATCATGAATGTGAAATTGCACAAAATGAAGCTTGTACTGGACATACTCCCGTAAATTATTGGATGCATGCCAATATGTTGACTTTGAATGGCAAAAAAATGGCAAAATCGACTGGAAACAATATCTTGCCAGGTGAAATTTTGACTGGAGACAATGCTTTTTTAAGCAAAGCTTTTTCAGCATCAGTAGCTCGCTTTTTTATGTTGCAAGCACATTACAGAAGTATACTTGATTTCTCTGACGAAGCAATTGTGGCAGCCGAAAAAGGTTATAAAAGATTGATGGAAGCAATGGATTCGATAAAAGGGCTTTCTACAAGCACAACTAGTTCGTTAGACATTGCTAGTTGGAAACAATTGTGTTATGATGCCATGAATGATGATTTCAATACGCCAATTCTAATTGCGCAATTGTTTGAAGGAGTGCGTTTTGTTAATTTATTAAAAGACGAAAAAGAAACCTTAAATGCAACCGATTTAAAATTACTCACAACAACGATGGAAGCTTTCGTTTTTGATGTATTGGGATTGGAAAAAGAAAAAACCAATGGCAACACTGATAAACTAGAAGGTGTGGTAAATATGCTAATTGGTATGCGCAAGCAAGCCAGAGACAATAAAGATTTTGCATTGTCTGATCAAATTCGGGATCAATTAATAGCTTTAGGCATTCAATTGAAAGACGGAAAAGAAGGAACAACATTTAGTGTTCAGTAG
- the yidD gene encoding membrane protein insertion efficiency factor YidD: MLNKILIYPFVLLVRFYQGAISPFTPAACRFEPTCSSYMIQALQIHGLFYGGYLGIKRILSCHPWGRKGYDPVPKKKCDHNH; this comes from the coding sequence ATGTTAAATAAAATCCTCATCTATCCATTTGTATTACTCGTTAGGTTTTATCAGGGAGCTATTTCCCCTTTTACTCCAGCAGCTTGCCGATTTGAACCTACTTGTTCGAGTTATATGATTCAAGCATTGCAAATTCATGGATTGTTTTACGGAGGTTATTTAGGCATAAAAAGGATTTTGAGTTGTCATCCCTGGGGTAGAAAAGGGTATGATCCTGTTCCTAAAAAAAAATGCGATCACAATCATTAA
- a CDS encoding pyridoxal phosphate-dependent aminotransferase, translated as MPEISIRGRRMPESPIRKLAPYADIAKKKGHKVYHLNIGQPDIKSPEIAIKAIKNIDLSIIEYGPSEGYESYRKKLADFYTKQDVKVGFEDIMITTGGSEALLFALGSIMDPGDEVIIPEPFYANYSAFSEESSAKVVPVISTIESGFTLPTIEEFEKAITPKTKAILICNPNNPTGYLYSESEIKQLGELVKKHDLFLIADEVYREFIYDERDLHFSVMNLKGIEQNVIMIDSVSKRYSMCGARIGCMVTKNRDVIAAAMKFAQARLCPPTIEQIACEAAIDTPQSYFDEVIAEYKERRDILISELNKIEGVVVKTPKAAFYCIAQLPIKNADDFAQWLLEQYELNGETVMIAPAAGFYSTPGVGLNQVRIAYVLKKEDLISAVRILKEALTAYNSK; from the coding sequence ATGCCTGAAATTTCAATCAGAGGTCGAAGAATGCCGGAATCGCCAATCCGAAAATTGGCTCCTTACGCAGACATAGCTAAAAAAAAGGGTCATAAAGTCTATCATTTAAACATTGGTCAACCCGATATAAAAAGCCCAGAAATTGCAATCAAAGCGATAAAAAATATTGATTTAAGCATCATAGAATATGGTCCTTCCGAAGGATACGAAAGTTATCGAAAAAAACTAGCTGATTTTTACACCAAACAAGATGTAAAAGTAGGCTTTGAAGATATAATGATTACTACTGGCGGTTCTGAAGCCCTTTTGTTTGCTCTTGGAAGCATCATGGATCCCGGAGATGAAGTCATAATTCCAGAACCTTTTTATGCCAATTACAGTGCTTTCTCAGAAGAATCTAGTGCAAAAGTAGTACCTGTAATTTCTACTATTGAAAGTGGATTTACACTCCCTACTATTGAAGAATTTGAAAAAGCAATTACACCAAAAACAAAAGCCATCTTAATTTGCAACCCAAATAATCCAACAGGGTATTTATATTCAGAATCTGAAATTAAACAACTGGGAGAATTGGTCAAAAAACATGATTTGTTTTTAATTGCAGACGAAGTGTATCGTGAATTTATATATGACGAAAGAGACCTTCACTTTTCTGTGATGAATCTAAAAGGAATTGAACAAAATGTAATCATGATTGATTCGGTTTCTAAAAGATATAGTATGTGTGGCGCTCGAATTGGTTGTATGGTAACAAAAAACAGAGACGTTATTGCTGCTGCAATGAAATTTGCACAAGCGCGTTTATGTCCACCAACAATCGAACAAATAGCTTGTGAAGCTGCAATTGACACCCCTCAAAGTTATTTTGACGAAGTAATAGCAGAATACAAAGAACGAAGAGATATTTTAATTAGCGAATTGAATAAAATCGAAGGCGTGGTTGTAAAGACCCCAAAAGCGGCTTTTTATTGTATTGCACAATTGCCTATTAAAAATGCGGATGATTTTGCGCAATGGCTTTTAGAACAATATGAATTAAATGGTGAAACGGTAATGATAGCACCTGCTGCAGGATTTTACTCGACGCCTGGAGTTGGTTTGAATCAAGTTCGTATTGCTTATGTACTAAAGAAAGAAGATTTAATCAGTGCCGTTCGAATTTTGAAAGAAGCATTGACAGCATACAATTCAAAATAA
- the lgt gene encoding prolipoprotein diacylglyceryl transferase encodes MTHALNIVWNPSEGIDLGFFIIRFYSLMFVIAFGLGWYIMKHIFERENVAIDKLDSLFVWTVLATLIGARLGHVFFYDWEYYRNNLAEIILPFRFSPEFKFTGYQGLASHGAAISIIVAMYFFSKKVLHKPILWILDRVVIPVASGAIFVRLGNFFNSEIVGKETTSAFGIRFVRDQFTPNEAVNATQLATPKEAYNAIATNPQYANLLEQVPAKHPAQLYEAFCYIFVFAILFFLYWKTDARKKAGYLFGLFLVLLFTVRIVVESVKESQGGFESDLGNILSTGQWLSIPFIIVGLYFAITAKKTSEI; translated from the coding sequence ATGACACACGCTTTAAACATTGTTTGGAATCCTTCTGAAGGAATTGATTTAGGTTTTTTCATTATTCGCTTTTACAGTTTGATGTTCGTAATTGCTTTTGGATTGGGTTGGTACATTATGAAACATATTTTTGAAAGAGAAAATGTTGCAATAGACAAACTAGACTCTTTGTTTGTTTGGACAGTACTAGCCACCTTAATTGGAGCTCGTTTGGGACATGTTTTCTTTTACGATTGGGAATATTACCGCAACAATCTGGCAGAAATCATTTTACCTTTTCGATTCAGTCCTGAATTTAAGTTTACTGGTTATCAAGGACTAGCAAGTCATGGAGCCGCGATATCGATTATAGTTGCCATGTACTTTTTTAGCAAAAAAGTATTACATAAACCAATATTATGGATACTAGACCGAGTAGTAATCCCAGTTGCTAGTGGAGCTATTTTTGTGAGATTAGGCAATTTTTTTAATTCTGAAATTGTGGGTAAAGAAACTACTTCTGCATTTGGTATTCGTTTTGTGAGAGATCAATTTACTCCAAACGAAGCTGTGAATGCAACACAATTAGCTACTCCAAAAGAAGCCTACAATGCTATAGCCACCAATCCTCAATATGCTAATTTACTAGAACAAGTTCCTGCTAAACATCCAGCTCAATTGTACGAAGCTTTTTGCTACATATTTGTTTTTGCAATATTATTTTTCTTGTATTGGAAAACGGATGCTAGAAAAAAAGCAGGCTACTTATTTGGTTTATTTTTAGTACTATTATTCACAGTCCGTATCGTTGTTGAATCAGTAAAAGAAAGTCAAGGAGGATTTGAAAGCGATTTAGGAAACATATTATCAACCGGACAATGGTTGAGTATTCCTTTTATAATCGTGGGATTGTATTTTGCTATTACTGCAAAGAAAACAAGTGAAATATAA
- a CDS encoding LysR family transcriptional regulator, which yields MVNLEWYRTFKYIYKTGTLTGAAEALFISQPGVSLHLSSLESYVGYKLFDRTSRKMIPTEKGKVLYNFITEALSKLEEAEKNFQRSTEKDTPTISIGMCFETFQITLEPFLSTFPFNVIIQFGEYPEMIENLDKGILDLIITPQMIIKNSIDYQAFSSETIVLIGGNEIDSEIFYNLEKQNNFAAMELWLKEQKWYGTTGDMEHLRRFWQLNFNKYADFRPNYIVPNLNSIVRCLSNSKGLAVLPDFLCKNELESGKIKLLWKGKTPLKNTLYFANKKKTIYTNQIQLIKDTFIKIM from the coding sequence ATGGTAAATTTAGAATGGTACCGGACTTTTAAATACATATACAAAACTGGAACCTTAACGGGTGCGGCAGAAGCATTATTTATCTCTCAACCAGGTGTTAGTTTACATTTAAGCTCTTTAGAAAGCTATGTCGGATATAAATTATTTGACAGAACCAGCCGAAAAATGATTCCAACAGAAAAGGGAAAAGTGTTGTATAATTTCATTACAGAAGCCCTCAGCAAACTAGAAGAAGCTGAAAAAAATTTCCAACGCAGCACAGAGAAAGATACACCAACAATTAGTATCGGAATGTGTTTTGAAACTTTTCAAATTACTTTAGAACCTTTTTTATCAACGTTTCCTTTTAATGTAATTATTCAATTCGGAGAATATCCAGAAATGATTGAAAACCTAGACAAAGGAATTTTAGATTTAATTATAACCCCTCAAATGATCATTAAAAATTCAATCGATTATCAAGCTTTTTCTTCAGAAACAATAGTTCTTATTGGAGGAAATGAAATAGATTCTGAAATATTTTATAATTTAGAAAAGCAAAATAACTTTGCAGCAATGGAACTTTGGCTAAAAGAGCAAAAATGGTATGGAACAACTGGAGACATGGAGCATTTGAGACGCTTTTGGCAGCTAAATTTCAACAAATATGCTGATTTCAGACCGAATTACATTGTTCCAAATTTAAACTCTATAGTGCGCTGTTTAAGCAACAGCAAAGGATTAGCAGTCTTACCAGACTTTTTGTGTAAAAATGAATTAGAAAGTGGAAAAATAAAACTTTTATGGAAGGGTAAAACTCCATTAAAGAATACCCTTTATTTTGCAAATAAAAAGAAAACTATCTATACCAATCAAATACAGTTAATAAAAGACACCTTTATAAAAATAATGTAA